The Brachyhypopomus gauderio isolate BG-103 chromosome 17, BGAUD_0.2, whole genome shotgun sequence genome includes a window with the following:
- the pld4 gene encoding 5'-3' exonuclease PLD4 isoform X2 — translation MDTLWKKRDTKCTAIMHSSCRPTFKEFHELSSPYKNLHDNYVSNKQGSSGLMKFLLIMASLTFLGGLLAIALLENQKNEEKINQVGNTNDQPVQNNGVEKSRIVLTESIPFWMDYGANATFGIPLYNAWKDLVSTATSQIEVASFYWSLTGEDIGVNSSTDQPGRDILEELKALPKRNVSVRVVTSIPSLATNSTDLQALKENGVQVRKVNFGHLTRGVLHSKFWVVDRKHIYIGSANMDWRALTQGSPPVFCPDSRTKDLDAILSAVTQAEQFIHIAVMEYYPASKFMPHHRYWPVIENALKQAAFERNVAVRLLVSCGRDSDPSVLPFLTSLSALDSPSNNISIEVRLHIVPVGNQTDIPYARVNHNKYMVTDKLAYIGTSNWSAEYFNTTAGVGIVVSQDALNSSSFEDTFVGQLSGVFNRDWGSEFAVPFEKLHHNPDCAFIKR, via the exons ATGGACACACTATGGAAGAAGAGAGATACCAAGTGTACTGCTATCATGCATTC ATCATGCAGACCCACATTTAAAGAGTTCCATGAATTGTCCTCTCCATATAAAAATTTACATGACAATTATGTCTCCAACAAACAG GGCTCAAGTGGACTTATGAAGTTTCTACTGATAATGGCATCTTTGACCTTCCTAGGTGGCTTACTTGCCATTGCTTTATTAGAGAACCAGAAAAATGAAGAAAAGATCAATCAAGTTGGAAATACAAATGATCAGCCAGTGCAAAATAATGGTGTTGAAAAGAGCAG GATTGTTCTCACCGAGAGTATTCCCTTCTGGATGGACTATGGGGCCAATGCTACTTTTGGAATACCTTTGTACAATGCCTGGAAAGATCTTGTTTCTACTGCAACCAGTCAAATTGAAGTTGCATCATTCTACTGGTCTCTTACTGGTGAGGACATTGGTGTTAACTCCTCTACTGATCAACCT GGTAGAGACATTCTGGAGGAATTAAAAGCCCTGCCAAAGAGAAATGTGTCCGTGAGAGTTGTGACCAGTATACCCTCTTTAGCAACCAACTCAACAGACTTGCAAGCTCTGAAAGAAAATG GAGTACAAGTACGAAAAGTGAACTTTGGCCATTTGACCAGGGGAGTTCTCCACAGTAAGTTTTGGGTTGTGGACAGGAAACATATCTACATTGGCAGTGCTAACATGGACTGGAGAGCTCTAACCCAG GGCTCTCCACCTGTCTTCTGTCCGGACTCGCGCACTAAGGACCTGGATGCTATTCTATCAGCAGTCACCCAGGCAGAACAGTTCATTCATATAGCAGTTATGGAGTATTATCCTGCTTCCAAATTCATGCCCCATCACAG GTATTGGCCAGTTATTGAAAATGCACTAAAACAAGCAGCTTTTGAGAGGAATGTTGCAGTGCGTCTCCTGGTCAGCTGTGGCCGTGATAGTGACCCCTCTGTGCTGCCCTTCCTCACGTCACTAAGTGCCCTAGATTCTCCATCTAATAATATAAGCATAGAAGTG AGACTCCATATTGTCCCAGTAGGAAACCAGACAGACATCCCCTATGCCAGAGTAAACCATAATAAATATATGGTCACAGATAAACTGGCATACATAG GGACCTCTAATTGGTCTGCTGAATATTTCAACACCACTGCTGGAGTGGGAATTGTGGTTTCCCAGGATGCTTTAAATTCCTCATCATTTGAAGACACGTTCGTGGGCCAGCTGAGTGGTGTGTTCAACCGAGACTGGGGTTCAGAGTTTGCAGTGCCATTTGAAAAATTGCACCATAATCCTGACTGTGCTTTCATCAAGAGATAG
- the pld4 gene encoding 5'-3' exonuclease PLD4 isoform X1 yields the protein MDTLWKKRDTKCTAIMHSSCRPTFKEFHELSSPYKNLHDNYVSNKQGSSGLMKFLLIMASLTFLGGLLAIALLENQKNEEKINQVGNTNDQPVQNNGVEKSRIVLTESIPFWMDYGANATFGIPLYNAWKDLVSTATSQIEVASFYWSLTGEDIGVNSSTDQPGRDILEELKALPKRNVSVRVVTSIPSLATNSTDLQALKENGVQVRKVNFGHLTRGVLHSKFWVVDRKHIYIGSANMDWRALTQVKEIGVVLYNCTSLAVDLHKVFQSYWVMGQHHATIPQPWPPYYDTSINEEQPLHVNLSGVPSRVYISGSPPVFCPDSRTKDLDAILSAVTQAEQFIHIAVMEYYPASKFMPHHRYWPVIENALKQAAFERNVAVRLLVSCGRDSDPSVLPFLTSLSALDSPSNNISIEVRLHIVPVGNQTDIPYARVNHNKYMVTDKLAYIGTSNWSAEYFNTTAGVGIVVSQDALNSSSFEDTFVGQLSGVFNRDWGSEFAVPFEKLHHNPDCAFIKR from the exons ATGGACACACTATGGAAGAAGAGAGATACCAAGTGTACTGCTATCATGCATTC ATCATGCAGACCCACATTTAAAGAGTTCCATGAATTGTCCTCTCCATATAAAAATTTACATGACAATTATGTCTCCAACAAACAG GGCTCAAGTGGACTTATGAAGTTTCTACTGATAATGGCATCTTTGACCTTCCTAGGTGGCTTACTTGCCATTGCTTTATTAGAGAACCAGAAAAATGAAGAAAAGATCAATCAAGTTGGAAATACAAATGATCAGCCAGTGCAAAATAATGGTGTTGAAAAGAGCAG GATTGTTCTCACCGAGAGTATTCCCTTCTGGATGGACTATGGGGCCAATGCTACTTTTGGAATACCTTTGTACAATGCCTGGAAAGATCTTGTTTCTACTGCAACCAGTCAAATTGAAGTTGCATCATTCTACTGGTCTCTTACTGGTGAGGACATTGGTGTTAACTCCTCTACTGATCAACCT GGTAGAGACATTCTGGAGGAATTAAAAGCCCTGCCAAAGAGAAATGTGTCCGTGAGAGTTGTGACCAGTATACCCTCTTTAGCAACCAACTCAACAGACTTGCAAGCTCTGAAAGAAAATG GAGTACAAGTACGAAAAGTGAACTTTGGCCATTTGACCAGGGGAGTTCTCCACAGTAAGTTTTGGGTTGTGGACAGGAAACATATCTACATTGGCAGTGCTAACATGGACTGGAGAGCTCTAACCCAG GTCAAGGAAATTGGAGTGGTGCTTTACAACTGCACCAGTCTGGCTGTTGACCTTCATAAGGTCTTCCAGTCCTACTGGGTAATGGGTCAGCACCATGCAACAATCCCACAACCTTGGCCCCCCTACTATGACACTTCCATCAATGAAGAGCAGCCCCTTCATGTGAACCTAAGTGGTGTGCCCAGTAGAGTTTACATCTCG GGCTCTCCACCTGTCTTCTGTCCGGACTCGCGCACTAAGGACCTGGATGCTATTCTATCAGCAGTCACCCAGGCAGAACAGTTCATTCATATAGCAGTTATGGAGTATTATCCTGCTTCCAAATTCATGCCCCATCACAG GTATTGGCCAGTTATTGAAAATGCACTAAAACAAGCAGCTTTTGAGAGGAATGTTGCAGTGCGTCTCCTGGTCAGCTGTGGCCGTGATAGTGACCCCTCTGTGCTGCCCTTCCTCACGTCACTAAGTGCCCTAGATTCTCCATCTAATAATATAAGCATAGAAGTG AGACTCCATATTGTCCCAGTAGGAAACCAGACAGACATCCCCTATGCCAGAGTAAACCATAATAAATATATGGTCACAGATAAACTGGCATACATAG GGACCTCTAATTGGTCTGCTGAATATTTCAACACCACTGCTGGAGTGGGAATTGTGGTTTCCCAGGATGCTTTAAATTCCTCATCATTTGAAGACACGTTCGTGGGCCAGCTGAGTGGTGTGTTCAACCGAGACTGGGGTTCAGAGTTTGCAGTGCCATTTGAAAAATTGCACCATAATCCTGACTGTGCTTTCATCAAGAGATAG
- the xgb gene encoding x globin has protein sequence MGCAISGLGLTPRQQTRPRNEEDVLTHLTDQQVEMIKESWKVIQEDIAKVGIIMFVRLFETHPECKDVFFLFRDVEDLERLRTSKELRAHGLRVMSFIEKSVARLDQLERLDMLALELGKSHYRYNAPPKYYGYVGAEFVCAVRPILKDKWTPELEKAWMTLFQYVTGLMQQGYLEEEGARRNHVLVSTKERPDKRNTAL, from the exons ATGGGCTGCGCGATATCAGGGCTGGGTTTGACACCCAGGCAGCAGACACGACCACGGAATGAAGAGGATGTTCTCACACATCTCACCGACCAGCAGGTCGAAATGATCAAGGAATCATGGAAAGTTATACAAGAGGATATCGCTAAAGTTGGGATAATCATGTTCGTCAG GTTGTTTGAGACCCACCCAGAGTGCAAAGACGTCTTCTTCCTGTTCCGTGACGTGGAGGACCTGGAGAGGTTGCGGACCAGCAAGGAGCTGCGTGCTCATGGCCTCCG GGTAATGTCTTTCATTGAGAAGAGTGTGGCCAGATTGGACCAATTAGAGCGACTAGATATGCTTGCGCTTGAGCTTGGAAAAAGCCATTATCGTTACAACGCCCCACCAAAGTATTATGGG TACGTAGGAGCAGAGTTCGTTTGTGCAGTTCGACCAATTCTGAAAGACAAATGGACCCCAGAACTAGAAAAGGCCTGGATG ACATTGTTCCAATATGTCACGGGGCTCATGCAACAGGGCTACCTGGAGGAGGAAGGGGCCAGACGGAACCATGTCCTGGTGTCCACAAAAGAGCGTCCAGACAAGAGAAACACGGCCCTGTAA
- the srp14 gene encoding signal recognition particle 14 kDa protein isoform X2 gives MVLLENDAKCRTSGSVVITLKKYDGRTKPIPRKGHPENFEPADNKCLIRASEGKKKISTVVSTKEVIKFQMAYSNLLRAHMDGLKKKDKKSKSKKTKATQ, from the exons ATGGTGTTGTTGGAGAACGACGCG AAATGCAGGACCAGTGGGAGTGTCGTCATTACTTTAAAGAAAT ATGATGGGAGGACAAAACCAATACCAAGGAAAGGCCATCCAGAGAACTTTGAACCTGCTGACAACAAATGTCTCATCCGAGCATCAGAGGGCAAGAAAAAAATTAGCACAGTG GTCAGCACCAAAGAGGTAATAAAATTCCAGATG GCATATTCCAACTTGTTGAGAGCACACATGGACGGCCTGAAGAAGAAGGACAAAAAGAGTAAAAGCAAGAAGACTAAAGCTACACAGTGA
- the srp14 gene encoding signal recognition particle 14 kDa protein isoform X1 yields MVLLENDAFLTELTRLFQKCRTSGSVVITLKKYDGRTKPIPRKGHPENFEPADNKCLIRASEGKKKISTVVSTKEVIKFQMAYSNLLRAHMDGLKKKDKKSKSKKTKATQ; encoded by the exons ATGGTGTTGTTGGAGAACGACGCG TTTTTAACTGAGCTGACCCGCCTGTTCCAGAAATGCAGGACCAGTGGGAGTGTCGTCATTACTTTAAAGAAAT ATGATGGGAGGACAAAACCAATACCAAGGAAAGGCCATCCAGAGAACTTTGAACCTGCTGACAACAAATGTCTCATCCGAGCATCAGAGGGCAAGAAAAAAATTAGCACAGTG GTCAGCACCAAAGAGGTAATAAAATTCCAGATG GCATATTCCAACTTGTTGAGAGCACACATGGACGGCCTGAAGAAGAAGGACAAAAAGAGTAAAAGCAAGAAGACTAAAGCTACACAGTGA